The following coding sequences are from one Mastomys coucha isolate ucsf_1 unplaced genomic scaffold, UCSF_Mcou_1 pScaffold9, whole genome shotgun sequence window:
- the Gprin2 gene encoding G protein-regulated inducer of neurite outgrowth 2, giving the protein MSSSHPEPGAREPQSPRPQVLSQSSSSLLSGGQEQRPELRKSASSTVWRAQQGEASSSPRTLQDEGCQTEIMEHAQTTSTPSQAGTGGHWRSSTVGNVSTMGIGDLCRLRAPSVAAVQRSHSDLVHSTQTRGHGSVQKPSLSCSALGSSPVHRAQLQPGSVTGQGGQTPALLQSDSAPEDGTSKSACTLGESQVWVPTVELEDTTGLLRRPRGEPEATGQPPATSCHALPPAALLCTLGEAVAGSCCHALPAKGILAFPKLVASVSESGLQAQCGVKFHCKLSGGISGHPHCCVHPWGPTGLVATESGSRTKDVWTMTSATDLALGVASAQDAGVQAAPTAACKAVATSPSLEAPETLNIFPEVMLGSSLQEASSPVRDVRWDAEGMTWEVYGASVDPEVLGIAIQKHLEMQFEQLQQAPASEDSLSVEGRRGPLRAVMQSLRRPSCCGCSGAAPE; this is encoded by the coding sequence ATGAGTTCTAGCCACCCTGAACCAGGTGCCCGGGAACCCCAGAGTCCCCGTCCACAGGTCCTGTCCCAGAGTTCTTCCAGCTTGTTGAGTGGAGGCCAGGAACAGAGGCCAGAGCTTCGCAAGAGTGCCAGCAGCACTGTGTGGCGGGCCCAGCAGGGTGAGGCCAGTTCTAGTCCCCGGACCCTGCAGGATGAGGGGTGCCAGACTGAGATCATGGAGCATGCGCAGACCACAAGCACTCCGTCACAGGCTGGTACTGGAGGCCACTGGAGGAGCAGCACTGTTGGTAATGTGTCTACCATGGGCATTGGTGACCTGTGTCGCCTACGGGCCCCCAGCGTGGCAGCTGTGCAGAGGAGTCACTCAGACTTGGTCCATAGTACCCAGACCCGGGGTCATGGCAGTGTTCAGAAGCCCAGTCTGAGCTGTTCTGCCCTGGGCAGCTCACCTGTCCACAGGGCTCAGCTGCAGCCTGGCAGTGTCACTGGCCAAGGTGGCCAGACCCCTGCGCTCCTGCAAAGTGACTCAGCTCCAGAGGATGGGACTTCTAAATCAGCCTGCACATTGGGGGAGAGTCAGGTGTGGGTGCCGACCGTAGAACTAGAAGATACAACTGGTCTCCTCCGCCGTCCGCGGGGTGAGCCCGAAGCTACTGGACAGCCACCCGCCACTTCCTGCCACGCTCTGCCTCCAGCAGCTCTGCTCTGCACCCTGGGGGAGGCTGTAGCTGGTAGCTGTTGCCATGCCCTACCTGCCAAAGGCATCCTGGCCTTTCCCAAATTGGTGGCGTCTGTCAGTGAGTCTGGGTTGCAGGCCCAGTGTGGGGTGAAATTCCACTGTAAGTTGTCTGGGGGGATTTCTGGGCACCCTCACTGCTGTGTCCACCCTTGGGGGCCTACGGGGCTAGTAGCTACAGAGTCTGGCTCCAGGACCAAAGATGTGTGGACCATGACCTCAGCCACTGATTTGGCTCTGGGAGTGGCCTCCGCCCAGGATGCTGGGGTTCAGGCAGCTCCCACGGCAGCCTGCAAGGCTGTAGCTACCAGCCCATCCCTGGAGGCACCCGAGACTCTGAACATATTTCCAGAGGTAATGCTGGGGTCCAGCCTACAAGAGGCGTCATCGCCTGTGAGGGATGTACGATGGGATGCCGAGGGCATGACATGGGAGGTGTATGGAGCCTCTGTGGACCCTGAAGTGCTCGGCATCGCCATCCAGAAGCACCTGGAGATGCAGTTTGAGCAGCTGCAGCAGGCGCCAGCCAGTGAGGACAGCCTGTCTGTGGAGGGCCGGAGGGGCCCCCTGCGGGCGGTCATGCAGTCACTGAGGCGCCccagctgctgtggctgctctGGAGCTGCTCCAGAATGA